The following proteins come from a genomic window of Pseudomonas sp. J452:
- the atzF gene encoding allophanate hydrolase, producing the protein MSHQFDLRLGALKSAYSDGSLTPRQLISALHEQAAALNPEFKLFIHLLSLAELEPYLAALDGKSPAELPLFGVPFAIKDNIDLAGVPTTAACPAFAYVPDTSATLVAQLIALGAVPMGKTNLDQFATGLNGTRSPYGECRNSLHPAYPSGGSSAGSALAVALGVASFALGTDTAGSGRVPAALNNLVGLKATKGLISTAGLVPACRTLDCVTYFTATAFEASQLLALTAKLDARDEYSRANPLWNDASAFGKPRAGFRFGVPTQLEFLGCAESPALFANTIEQLKALGGEAVEIDFAPFLEAARLLYEGPWVAERYSVAGALIEQQPDAVLPVIKAVLEQAPGVSGVDTFRAQYRLQALKAICDRILAEVDCILTPAYPRPVTLDELHAEPVKRNSDLGYYTNFMNMLDYAAVAVPAGFMANGLPWGVTLFGRAFTDQYLLGLADGLQRQHGLPLSGERSLDAQVPATLARNDRARVVVCGAHLDGLPLNWQLKQRGGRLLQATRSSPDYQLYALAGGPPFRPGMVRVAEGGVAIAVEVWELPSAELGSFLTGIPAPLGLGKVQLADGSWETGFICEPYGLAGAVDITHFGGWKAYMQSKG; encoded by the coding sequence ATGAGTCATCAATTCGATCTGCGCCTCGGCGCCCTGAAATCCGCCTACAGCGACGGCAGCCTGACCCCGCGCCAGCTGATCAGCGCCCTGCACGAGCAGGCCGCCGCGCTCAACCCCGAGTTCAAGCTGTTTATCCACCTGCTCAGCCTGGCAGAGCTGGAACCCTACCTGGCTGCGCTGGACGGCAAATCGCCGGCCGAGCTGCCGCTGTTCGGCGTGCCCTTCGCCATCAAGGACAACATCGACCTGGCCGGCGTGCCGACCACCGCCGCCTGCCCGGCCTTCGCCTATGTACCGGACACCAGCGCCACCCTGGTCGCACAGCTGATCGCCCTCGGCGCCGTGCCCATGGGCAAGACCAACCTCGACCAGTTCGCCACCGGCCTTAACGGCACAAGATCCCCGTATGGCGAATGCCGCAACAGCCTGCACCCGGCCTACCCGTCCGGCGGCTCCAGCGCCGGCTCGGCCCTGGCCGTGGCGCTCGGTGTGGCCAGTTTCGCCCTCGGCACCGATACCGCTGGAAGCGGCCGCGTGCCGGCGGCGCTGAACAACCTGGTCGGCCTGAAAGCCACCAAGGGCCTGATTTCCACCGCTGGCCTGGTGCCCGCCTGCCGTACCCTGGACTGCGTCACCTACTTCACCGCCACCGCCTTTGAAGCCAGCCAACTGCTGGCGCTGACCGCCAAGCTGGATGCGCGTGACGAATACAGCCGCGCCAACCCGCTGTGGAACGATGCCAGCGCCTTCGGCAAACCGCGCGCGGGCTTCCGCTTCGGCGTACCCACACAGCTGGAATTTCTCGGCTGCGCAGAAAGCCCGGCGCTGTTCGCCAACACTATCGAACAGCTGAAAGCGCTCGGCGGCGAAGCGGTTGAAATCGACTTCGCGCCCTTCCTCGAAGCCGCGCGCCTGCTCTATGAAGGCCCCTGGGTCGCCGAGCGCTACAGCGTCGCCGGCGCGCTGATCGAACAGCAGCCGGACGCCGTGCTGCCGGTGATCAAGGCCGTGCTGGAACAGGCGCCCGGCGTCAGCGGCGTCGACACCTTCCGCGCGCAGTACCGCCTGCAGGCGCTCAAGGCAATCTGTGACCGCATCCTCGCCGAGGTCGACTGCATCCTCACCCCGGCCTACCCGCGTCCGGTGACGCTGGACGAGCTGCACGCCGAGCCGGTCAAGCGCAATTCGGACCTGGGCTACTACACCAACTTCATGAACATGCTCGACTACGCCGCAGTCGCGGTACCGGCCGGTTTCATGGCCAACGGCCTGCCCTGGGGCGTGACCCTGTTCGGCCGCGCCTTCACCGACCAGTACCTGCTTGGCCTCGCCGACGGCCTGCAGCGCCAGCACGGCCTGCCGCTATCCGGTGAGCGCAGCCTGGATGCCCAGGTACCGGCCACCCTCGCCCGTAACGACCGCGCCCGCGTGGTGGTGTGCGGCGCGCATCTGGACGGCCTGCCGCTGAACTGGCAGCTCAAGCAACGTGGCGGCCGCCTGCTGCAGGCCACCCGGAGCTCGCCTGACTACCAGCTGTACGCCCTGGCCGGCGGCCCGCCGTTTCGTCCGGGCATGGTCCGGGTCGCCGAAGGCGGCGTGGCCATCGCCGTGGAAGTCTGGGAACTGCCGAGCGCCGAACTGGGCTCGTTCCTCACCGGCATCCCCGCGCCGCTGGGCCTGGGCAAGGTGCAGCTGGCCGACGGCAGCTGGGAAACCGGTTTTATCTGCGAGCCGTACGGGCTCGCAGGGGCCGTCGACATCACCCACTTCGGCGGCTGGAAGGCCTATATGCAAAGCAAGGGCTGA
- a CDS encoding TrkH family potassium uptake protein — protein sequence MAFSTLRIIGFIIGIFLITLAVSMALPMLTLLAFDRTDDLNEFLWSSLITFIAGLALVIRGRPQHMHLRPRDMYLLTTASWVVVCAFAALPMVLIAHISYTDAFFETMSGITTTGSTIFVGLDSMSPGILIWRSMLHWLGGIGFIGMAVAILPLLRVGGMRLFQTESSDWGEKVMPRSHMAAKYILLIYLAFTLLGFLAFWAAGMTPFEAINHSMASISTGGFSTSDSSLANWQQPAVHWVAVLFMIVGGLPFTLYVATLRGHRRALLRDHQVRGFLGFLLLTWLVFGTWLWANSDHAWLDAFRIVAVNVTSVVTTTGFALGDYTTWGSFAVLLFFYLTFVGGCSGSTSGGLKIFRFQVAFVLLKANLQQLVHPRAVIKQQYNNHNLDEDIVRSLITFSFFFTITIGVIALGLTLVGLDWVTALTGAATAVCNVGPGLGPTIGPAGNFSTLPDAAKWLLTIGMLLGRLEILTVLVLFTRAFWKH from the coding sequence ATGGCTTTCTCGACGCTGCGCATCATCGGTTTCATCATCGGCATTTTCCTCATCACCCTGGCCGTGAGCATGGCTCTGCCCATGCTCACTCTGCTGGCATTCGACCGCACCGATGACCTGAACGAATTCCTCTGGTCGAGCCTGATCACCTTTATCGCCGGCCTGGCCCTGGTGATTCGCGGCCGACCGCAGCACATGCACCTGCGCCCGCGCGACATGTACCTGCTGACCACTGCCAGTTGGGTGGTGGTGTGCGCCTTCGCCGCCCTGCCAATGGTGCTGATCGCCCATATCAGCTACACCGACGCCTTCTTCGAGACCATGTCGGGCATCACCACCACCGGCTCCACGATCTTTGTCGGCCTGGACAGCATGTCGCCGGGCATCCTGATCTGGCGCTCGATGCTGCACTGGCTCGGCGGCATCGGCTTCATCGGCATGGCGGTGGCGATCCTGCCGCTGCTGCGCGTCGGCGGCATGCGCCTGTTCCAGACCGAGTCCTCGGACTGGGGCGAGAAGGTCATGCCGCGCTCGCACATGGCAGCCAAGTACATTCTGCTGATCTACCTGGCGTTCACCTTGCTCGGTTTCCTGGCCTTCTGGGCCGCCGGCATGACCCCGTTCGAGGCGATCAACCACTCGATGGCCTCGATTTCCACCGGCGGCTTCTCCACCTCTGACTCGTCCCTGGCCAACTGGCAGCAACCGGCGGTGCACTGGGTCGCCGTGTTGTTCATGATTGTCGGCGGCCTGCCCTTCACCCTCTATGTCGCCACCCTGCGCGGTCATCGCCGAGCGCTGCTGCGCGACCATCAAGTCCGCGGCTTCCTCGGTTTCCTGCTGCTGACCTGGCTGGTGTTCGGCACCTGGCTATGGGCCAACTCCGATCACGCCTGGCTGGACGCCTTCCGCATCGTCGCGGTCAACGTCACCTCGGTGGTCACCACCACCGGCTTTGCCCTCGGTGATTACACCACCTGGGGCAGCTTCGCGGTGCTGCTGTTCTTCTACCTGACCTTTGTCGGCGGCTGTTCCGGCTCTACCTCGGGCGGCCTGAAGATCTTCCGTTTCCAGGTCGCCTTCGTCCTGCTCAAGGCCAACCTGCAGCAGCTGGTGCACCCACGGGCGGTGATCAAGCAGCAGTACAACAACCACAACCTGGACGAAGACATCGTCCGCTCGCTGATCACCTTCTCGTTCTTCTTCACCATCACCATCGGCGTGATCGCCCTCGGCCTGACCCTGGTCGGCCTCGACTGGGTCACCGCCCTGACCGGCGCGGCCACGGCGGTATGCAACGTCGGCCCGGGCCTCGGTCCGACCATCGGCCCGGCCGGCAACTTCTCCACCCTGCCGGATGCGGCCAAGTGGCTGCTGACCATCGGCATGCTGCTCGGCCGTCTGGAAATTCTCACCGTGCTGGTGCTGTTCACCCGCGCCTTCTGGAAACACTGA
- a CDS encoding ABC transporter ATP-binding protein has product MSAFIEVKNVWQEYADQVVLERLNLSINEGEFCTLVGASGCGKSTFLRLLLGQERASRGEILLAGQPLAGEPDSSRGVVFQRYSVFPHLSVLDNVAIGLELPRSPLLGRLFGAAKRDAREQAAVILKKVGLGHALDKYPSQLSGGMQQRLAIAQALIMKPRVLLLDEPFGALDPGIRKDMHALLLELWNETKLTVFMVTHDLSEGFSLGTRLLVFDKTRIDPHAPNAFGARITYDIPLNSDRRATRAAVEALPAHITGTPQPAL; this is encoded by the coding sequence ATGAGCGCCTTCATCGAAGTCAAAAACGTGTGGCAGGAATACGCCGATCAGGTTGTTCTGGAGCGCCTGAACCTGAGCATCAACGAGGGCGAGTTCTGCACCCTGGTCGGCGCGTCCGGCTGCGGCAAGTCGACCTTTCTGCGCCTGCTGCTGGGCCAGGAGCGCGCCAGCCGTGGCGAGATTCTGCTGGCTGGCCAGCCGCTGGCCGGCGAGCCGGATAGCAGCCGTGGCGTGGTGTTCCAGCGCTACTCGGTGTTCCCGCACCTGAGCGTGCTGGACAACGTCGCCATCGGCCTGGAGCTGCCACGTTCACCGCTGCTCGGTCGCCTGTTCGGCGCCGCCAAGCGCGACGCCCGCGAACAGGCGGCAGTCATCCTCAAGAAAGTCGGCCTCGGCCACGCCCTGGACAAATACCCCAGCCAGCTCTCCGGCGGCATGCAGCAACGCCTGGCCATCGCCCAGGCGCTGATCATGAAGCCGCGCGTGCTGCTGCTCGACGAGCCCTTCGGCGCGCTGGACCCGGGCATTCGCAAGGACATGCACGCCCTGCTGCTGGAGCTGTGGAACGAGACCAAGCTGACCGTATTTATGGTCACCCACGACCTGAGTGAAGGCTTCAGCCTCGGCACCCGCCTGCTGGTGTTCGACAAGACCCGTATCGACCCGCACGCACCGAACGCCTTCGGCGCGCGCATCACCTATGACATCCCCCTGAACAGCGACCGCCGCGCCACCCGCGCCGCCGTCGAGGCGCTGCCGGCGCACATCACCGGCACCCCGCAACCGGCCCTGTAA
- a CDS encoding urea amidolyase associated protein UAAP2, which yields MTLTHSDKHPEAAVYRHEIPAGEPFLCEVKAGQTVRLLDLEGNQAVDTLFFSAKNPRERYDPQRTLRKQNSVYLTTGTVLYSNLGNPLLTISADTCGRHDTLGGACAQESNTVRYALDKRYMHSCRDNFLRASLHDGRLEKRDIGANINFFMNVPVTPEGGLTFEDGISAPGKYVELVAHMDVIVLISNCPQLNNPCNGWNPTPAEVLVWD from the coding sequence ATGACTCTTACCCATAGCGACAAGCACCCCGAAGCCGCCGTCTACCGCCACGAGATCCCAGCCGGCGAGCCGTTCCTCTGCGAAGTCAAAGCCGGGCAGACCGTGCGCCTGCTCGACCTGGAAGGTAACCAAGCGGTCGACACGCTGTTCTTCAGCGCCAAGAACCCACGCGAGCGCTACGACCCGCAACGCACCCTGCGCAAGCAGAACAGCGTGTACCTGACCACCGGCACCGTTCTCTACTCCAACCTGGGCAACCCGCTGCTGACCATCAGCGCCGACACGTGCGGGCGCCACGACACCCTCGGCGGTGCCTGCGCCCAGGAGAGCAACACGGTCAGGTACGCCCTGGACAAGCGCTATATGCACAGCTGCCGCGACAACTTCCTGCGCGCCAGCCTGCACGACGGCCGCCTGGAGAAGCGCGACATCGGCGCCAATATCAACTTCTTCATGAACGTGCCGGTGACACCCGAGGGCGGCCTGACCTTCGAGGACGGCATCTCCGCGCCAGGCAAGTACGTCGAACTGGTCGCGCATATGGACGTCATCGTGCTGATCTCCAACTGCCCGCAACTGAACAACCCCTGCAACGGCTGGAACCCGACCCCGGCCGAGGTGCTGGTATGGGACTGA
- a CDS encoding urea amidolyase associated protein UAAP1, producing the protein MTASLTLRPSLYEELVPGGGHTSFVLKRGQLLRITDLEGGANVSLLLLSAAEKSERLNLPDTLKCQHTAKLTAGHCLYSDMGRVLAAITADTCGWHDSFGGVLNAEEVTEKYGAGRYQELRNGYFRNGVDNLLVEMGKWNLNLQDLLMALNLFSKVSVDGDGRFHFEPGNSKAGDYIELYAPMDTLVVLTALQHPMDPNPEYAPKPVQLSWSRVESDGISVLCRTSRPENGRGFHNTERLYI; encoded by the coding sequence ATGACCGCATCCCTGACCCTGCGCCCCAGCCTGTACGAGGAACTCGTACCCGGCGGCGGCCACACCTCCTTCGTCCTCAAGCGTGGCCAGCTGCTGCGCATCACCGATCTCGAAGGTGGCGCCAACGTCAGCCTGCTGCTGCTTTCCGCCGCCGAGAAAAGCGAGCGCCTCAACCTGCCGGACACCCTCAAGTGCCAGCACACCGCCAAGCTCACCGCCGGCCACTGCCTGTACTCGGACATGGGCCGCGTGCTCGCTGCGATTACCGCCGACACCTGCGGCTGGCATGACAGCTTCGGCGGCGTGCTGAATGCCGAGGAAGTCACCGAGAAGTACGGTGCCGGGCGCTACCAGGAGCTGCGCAACGGCTACTTCCGCAACGGCGTGGACAACCTGCTGGTGGAAATGGGCAAGTGGAACCTGAACCTGCAGGACCTGCTGATGGCGCTCAACCTGTTCAGCAAAGTCAGCGTCGACGGCGACGGCCGCTTCCATTTCGAACCCGGCAACTCCAAGGCCGGCGACTACATCGAGCTGTACGCACCGATGGACACCCTGGTGGTGCTCACCGCCCTGCAGCACCCAATGGACCCGAATCCCGAGTACGCACCCAAGCCGGTGCAGCTGAGCTGGAGCCGCGTCGAGAGCGACGGCATCAGCGTGCTCTGCCGCACCTCGCGCCCGGAAAACGGCCGCGGCTTCCACAACACCGAACGTCTGTATATCTAA
- a CDS encoding ABC transporter permease, which produces MRLINRHPDRGGRLLLILLPFALLLFAYFMGSAARLTDNPNDKLLPSAAQMADAIDRLAFTEDKRSGNYLFWQDSAASLARLGMGIGIAALVGLCLGIAAGILPLFRAPLSPLLTVLSMVPPLAILPILFIVFGLGELSKVMLIVIGITPVLARDLEQRAREIPQEILIKAQTLGASTWTLILRVVLPQLLPRLLIALRLVLGSAWLFLIAAEAIAATDGLGYRIFLVRRYMAMDVILPYVVWITLLAWLMDLGLRQTTRLVFPWYEGAKA; this is translated from the coding sequence ATGCGCCTGATCAACCGACACCCGGACCGCGGCGGCCGCCTGCTGCTGATCCTGCTGCCCTTCGCCCTGCTGCTGTTCGCCTACTTCATGGGTTCGGCGGCGCGGCTGACGGACAACCCCAACGACAAGCTGCTGCCCAGCGCGGCGCAGATGGCCGACGCCATCGACCGCCTGGCCTTTACCGAGGACAAACGCAGCGGAAACTACCTGTTCTGGCAGGACAGTGCCGCCAGCCTGGCCCGCCTCGGCATGGGCATTGGCATCGCCGCGCTGGTCGGCCTGTGCCTGGGCATCGCGGCGGGCATCCTGCCGTTGTTCCGCGCGCCGCTGTCGCCGCTGCTGACCGTGCTGTCGATGGTGCCACCGCTGGCGATCCTGCCGATCCTGTTTATCGTTTTCGGCCTCGGCGAATTATCCAAAGTGATGCTGATCGTGATCGGCATTACCCCCGTATTAGCCCGCGACCTGGAACAGCGCGCCCGCGAAATCCCCCAGGAAATCCTGATCAAGGCGCAGACCCTCGGCGCCAGCACCTGGACCCTGATCCTGCGCGTGGTGCTGCCGCAGTTGCTGCCGCGCCTGCTGATCGCCCTGCGCCTGGTGCTGGGCTCGGCCTGGCTGTTCCTGATCGCCGCCGAAGCCATCGCCGCCACCGACGGCCTGGGTTACCGCATCTTCCTCGTGCGTCGCTATATGGCGATGGACGTGATCCTGCCGTACGTGGTGTGGATCACCCTGCTCGCCTGGCTGATGGACCTGGGCCTGCGGCAGACCACCCGCTTGGTCTTCCCCTGGTATGAAGGAGCAAAAGCATGA
- the uca gene encoding urea carboxylase — MFDKLLIANRGAIACRILRTLRTLDVQGVAVYSEADAASLHIQQADEAFSLGEGPAAGTYLVVDKILAVAKQTGAKAIHPGYGFLSENAAFAEACEAAGIAFVGPTPEQLRVFGLKHTARALAKQHGVPMLEGTELLENLDAALIAGEQVGYPVMLKSTAGGGGIGMRVCNSAAELSDAFEAVKRLGQNNFSDSGVFIEKYIQRARHLEVQVFGDGRGDVLALGVRDCSVQRRNQKVLEETPAPNLPAGMADELCAAAIKLAKAVSYRSAGTVEFVYDSEAARFYFLEVNTRLQVEHGVTEQVWGVDLVRWMIELAAGDLAPLSELSEGLKPSGHAIQARLYAEDPGRDFQPSPGLLTAVDFPKADGKALRIDTWVEAGCEIPPYFDPMIAKVITWAATRDQASAALNQALADSVLYGVESNRDYLRQILVDAPFASGSPWTRCLEGLVYQANTFEVLSAGTQTTVQDFPGRLGYWAVGVPPSGPMDDRALRLGNRLLGNNEGAAGLEITMSGPLLRFNTDAVVAVTGAAIPLTLDGAEQPMNTALLIKAGSTLSLGTIAGSGARSYLTLRGGLQVPEYLGSKSTFTLGQFGGHGGRALRAGDVLHIPALSDLKAGAQLPTALCTALPAVREIRVIYGPHGAPEYFTPAYIDTFLTTDWEVHFNSSRTGVRLIGPKPEWVRDSGGEAGLHPSNIHDNPYAIGAVDFTGDMPVILGPDGPSLGGFVCPVTIIEADLWQLGQLKAGDKVRFIPVDIATARELAKAKSLECASLCRSQLAGDPSVSLIASKLAPTQASALTSPIVLDIGQADKRLVARLSGDTHLLLEIGQAELDLVLRFRGHALMQALEAKQLKGVIDLTPGIRSLQVHYQPETLPLQQLLDTVAGEWDAVCNAQDLKVPSRIVHLPLSWDDPACQLAIDKYMTTVRKDAPWCPSNLEFIRRINDLPNLDEVYRTVFDASYLVMGLGDVYLGAPVATPLDPRHRLVTTKYNPARTWTAENSVGIGGAYMCVYGMEGPGGYQFVGRTLQMWNRYREVAAFHGKPWLLRFFDQIRFYPVGAEELLQIRRDFPLGRYELRIEDSELALADYQDFLTEEAEGIDAFRTQQRAAFDAERQRWIASGQAHYESEEVVAELDDDAPLSAGQHSIDSHIAGNLWQVQVEAGSTVKAGDVLVILESMKMEIPLLAPRDGVVREVRVQPGSPVRAGQRVVVLEEA, encoded by the coding sequence ATGTTCGACAAACTCCTGATCGCCAACCGCGGCGCCATTGCCTGCCGCATCCTGCGCACCCTGCGCACCCTCGATGTACAGGGCGTGGCCGTGTATTCCGAGGCCGACGCCGCCAGTCTGCATATCCAACAGGCCGATGAAGCTTTCAGCCTCGGCGAAGGCCCGGCCGCCGGCACCTACCTGGTGGTCGACAAAATCCTTGCCGTCGCCAAGCAGACCGGCGCCAAAGCCATTCACCCGGGCTACGGTTTCCTCTCGGAGAACGCTGCCTTCGCCGAAGCCTGCGAAGCCGCCGGCATCGCCTTCGTCGGCCCGACACCCGAGCAGCTGCGCGTGTTCGGCCTGAAGCACACGGCCCGCGCCCTGGCCAAGCAGCACGGCGTGCCGATGCTGGAAGGCACCGAGCTGCTGGAAAACCTCGACGCCGCGCTGATCGCCGGCGAGCAAGTCGGCTACCCGGTGATGCTGAAAAGCACCGCCGGCGGCGGCGGCATCGGCATGCGTGTGTGCAACAGCGCCGCCGAGCTGAGCGACGCCTTCGAGGCGGTCAAGCGCCTGGGGCAGAACAACTTCAGCGACAGCGGCGTGTTTATCGAGAAGTACATCCAGCGTGCCCGTCACCTGGAAGTGCAGGTATTTGGCGATGGTCGCGGCGACGTGCTGGCCCTCGGCGTGCGCGACTGCTCGGTGCAACGGCGCAACCAGAAGGTGCTGGAAGAAACCCCGGCGCCCAACCTGCCGGCCGGCATGGCCGATGAGTTGTGCGCGGCGGCGATCAAACTGGCCAAGGCAGTCAGCTACCGCAGCGCCGGCACCGTGGAGTTTGTCTACGACAGCGAAGCAGCGCGCTTTTATTTCCTCGAAGTGAACACCCGCCTGCAGGTCGAGCACGGCGTCACCGAACAGGTGTGGGGCGTCGATCTGGTGCGCTGGATGATCGAACTGGCGGCCGGTGACCTGGCGCCACTTAGTGAATTGAGCGAAGGATTGAAACCCAGCGGCCACGCCATCCAGGCGCGCCTGTATGCCGAAGATCCGGGCCGCGACTTCCAGCCGAGCCCCGGCCTGCTCACCGCCGTGGACTTCCCCAAGGCCGATGGCAAAGCCCTGCGCATCGACACCTGGGTCGAAGCCGGTTGCGAGATTCCGCCCTACTTCGACCCGATGATCGCCAAGGTCATCACCTGGGCAGCGACCCGCGACCAAGCCAGCGCCGCACTGAACCAGGCCCTGGCCGACTCGGTGCTGTACGGCGTGGAATCCAACCGCGACTACCTGCGGCAGATCCTGGTCGACGCGCCGTTCGCCAGCGGCTCGCCCTGGACCCGCTGCCTGGAAGGTCTGGTTTATCAGGCCAACACCTTCGAGGTGCTCAGCGCCGGCACCCAGACCACCGTGCAGGACTTCCCCGGCCGCCTCGGCTACTGGGCCGTCGGCGTGCCGCCATCGGGACCGATGGACGACCGCGCGCTGCGCCTGGGCAACCGCCTGCTGGGCAATAACGAAGGCGCCGCCGGCCTGGAAATCACCATGAGTGGCCCGCTGCTGCGCTTCAATACCGATGCGGTGGTCGCAGTAACCGGCGCGGCGATTCCGCTGACCCTGGATGGCGCCGAGCAACCGATGAACACCGCGCTGCTGATCAAGGCCGGCAGCACCCTGAGCCTCGGCACTATCGCTGGTTCAGGCGCACGCTCTTATCTGACCCTCCGCGGCGGCCTGCAGGTGCCCGAGTACCTGGGCAGCAAAAGCACCTTCACCCTCGGCCAGTTCGGCGGCCACGGCGGCCGCGCCCTGCGTGCCGGCGATGTGCTGCATATCCCGGCATTGAGCGATCTGAAGGCTGGCGCGCAACTGCCCACCGCGCTGTGCACTGCCCTGCCCGCCGTCCGCGAAATCCGCGTGATCTACGGCCCGCACGGCGCACCGGAATACTTCACCCCGGCCTATATCGACACCTTCCTCACCACCGACTGGGAAGTGCATTTCAACTCCAGCCGCACCGGCGTGCGCCTGATCGGCCCGAAACCGGAGTGGGTGCGCGACAGCGGCGGCGAAGCCGGCCTGCACCCGTCGAATATCCACGACAACCCCTACGCCATCGGTGCGGTGGACTTCACTGGCGATATGCCGGTGATCCTCGGCCCGGACGGCCCGAGCCTGGGCGGCTTCGTCTGTCCGGTGACCATCATCGAGGCGGATTTGTGGCAGCTGGGGCAGCTCAAGGCGGGCGACAAGGTCCGGTTCATCCCGGTTGATATCGCTACGGCGCGGGAGCTGGCCAAAGCGAAAAGCCTCGAATGCGCGAGCCTTTGTAGGAGCCAGCTTGCTGGCGATCCTTCGGTATCGCTGATCGCGAGCAAGCTCGCTCCTACACAAGCAAGTGCGCTCACCTCCCCCATCGTCCTCGACATAGGCCAAGCCGACAAACGCCTGGTCGCTCGCCTCTCCGGCGACACCCACCTGCTGCTGGAAATCGGCCAGGCCGAGCTGGACCTGGTGCTGCGCTTCCGTGGCCATGCACTGATGCAGGCGCTGGAAGCCAAGCAGCTCAAGGGCGTGATCGACCTGACGCCCGGCATCCGCTCACTGCAGGTGCACTACCAGCCGGAAACCCTGCCCCTGCAGCAACTGCTCGACACCGTCGCCGGCGAATGGGACGCGGTGTGCAATGCCCAGGACCTCAAGGTGCCGTCGCGCATCGTGCACCTGCCGCTGTCCTGGGATGACCCGGCCTGCCAGCTGGCCATCGACAAGTACATGACCACGGTGCGCAAGGACGCGCCCTGGTGCCCGAGCAACCTGGAATTTATCCGCCGCATCAACGACCTGCCCAATCTCGACGAGGTGTACCGCACCGTGTTCGACGCCAGCTACCTGGTGATGGGCCTCGGCGACGTCTACCTTGGCGCGCCGGTGGCCACCCCGCTGGACCCGCGCCACCGCCTGGTCACCACCAAGTACAACCCGGCGCGCACCTGGACCGCCGAGAACTCGGTGGGCATCGGCGGCGCCTACATGTGCGTGTACGGCATGGAAGGCCCCGGCGGCTACCAGTTCGTCGGCCGCACCCTGCAGATGTGGAACCGCTACCGCGAAGTCGCCGCCTTCCACGGCAAGCCCTGGCTGCTGCGCTTCTTCGACCAGATCCGCTTCTACCCGGTGGGGGCCGAGGAACTGCTGCAGATCCGCCGCGACTTCCCGCTCGGCCGTTATGAGCTGCGCATCGAAGACAGCGAACTGGCCCTGGCCGATTATCAAGACTTCCTCACCGAGGAAGCCGAGGGCATCGACGCCTTCCGCACCCAGCAACGCGCCGCCTTCGACGCCGAACGCCAGCGCTGGATCGCCTCCGGCCAGGCCCACTACGAAAGCGAGGAAGTAGTCGCTGAACTGGACGACGACGCGCCGCTTTCGGCCGGCCAGCACAGCATCGACAGCCACATTGCCGGCAACCTCTGGCAGGTGCAGGTCGAGGCAGGCAGCACGGTGAAAGCCGGCGACGTGTTGGTGATTCTCGAGTCGATGAAGATGGAAATCCCCCTGCTCGCCCCACGCGACGGCGTGGTGCGCGAGGTGCGCGTGCAGCCTGGCTCGCCAGTGCGCGCCGGGCAGCGCGTGGTGGTGCTGGAAGAAGCGTGA
- a CDS encoding nitroreductase family protein, with protein MQALDLLLNRVSVGRLLEPAPDAAQRELLFRAALRAPDHGQLRPWRFLTIEGAARAKLGELFASALQAGNSEVKSEALDKARAMPLRAPLLVAVIARLTAPHKVPEQEQLLSAGCAAHGMLLAAHAQGLGAMWRTGELCYNAQVMTGLGLAANERIVGFLYLGSVEGERRTPPALAPADFVDSWQG; from the coding sequence ATGCAAGCTCTCGATCTATTGCTCAACCGTGTTTCCGTCGGCCGTCTGCTGGAGCCGGCGCCGGATGCGGCGCAGCGTGAGCTGCTGTTTCGGGCCGCGCTGCGTGCGCCGGATCATGGTCAGCTGCGGCCCTGGCGTTTCCTCACTATCGAAGGTGCGGCCCGCGCCAAGCTCGGCGAACTGTTCGCCAGCGCGCTGCAGGCGGGCAATTCGGAGGTCAAGAGCGAGGCACTGGACAAGGCCCGCGCCATGCCACTGCGTGCGCCCCTGCTGGTAGCGGTGATCGCCCGTCTGACGGCCCCGCACAAGGTGCCGGAGCAGGAGCAACTGCTGTCTGCCGGTTGCGCTGCCCACGGCATGCTGCTGGCCGCCCATGCGCAAGGCCTGGGCGCCATGTGGCGCACCGGTGAGCTGTGTTACAACGCCCAGGTCATGACCGGCCTGGGCCTGGCGGCCAATGAGCGCATCGTCGGCTTCCTCTACCTCGGCAGCGTCGAAGGCGAGCGGCGCACGCCGCCGGCGCTGGCCCCGGCCGATTTCGTCGACAGCTGGCAGGGCTGA